In Lolium rigidum isolate FL_2022 chromosome 7, APGP_CSIRO_Lrig_0.1, whole genome shotgun sequence, the DNA window AGCGGTGGGGAGAGTTGTACAAGAGGACCGGGTCACCTGCATCTGCACGGTCACCATCGTCCTGCAGCCGGAAGCCGCCCGGAGGGGTCAAGCCGGCTTGGTAAGTGATGGTGGCGGCCAGGACCGCGAAGAGGAGCAGCCGCTTGCGCCTCTTCTCAACCACCTCTTTCTCCGGGCCGGTCATGGTGTCGGTTTTGTCTAGGGTGAAGAATACGACATGGATCACCACGTAGACCAGCACGGCGCCCGCCAAGGCCATGGCGTAGATGGAGCTGCTGACGTCCCGGCAGCTCCCAGCGGCATAGGCACCGATGAGGCCAAACAAGTCCAGTATCATAGCCGCCTCCAGCACGTGGGTCTGGAGAAGAGGCTTGCTGTGGACCAAGATGATGGCGACCAAGGATGCCACGAAGGCGATGGAGTTGGAGTAGAAGAACACCTTGAATCGCCCAGGGTTCGTGGTCAGCAGGATCGGGTCGCCGGCCATGTGGCCGTCTGCATTTTCTGGCCAAACGCCGCCCGGCGGGCTCAGCCCCGCTTGGTAAGTGATGGTTGCTGCAAGAGTGGCGAGCAATAGAACAAGGGAGCTGGCCTTGTCTACTTCCACTGTCTTGCTAGTAATTGCATAGAAAGGAACATAGGTTAGTCGCAACAAACGGGAATGTGCATGGTGaataggaggaggaagaagaaggtgtaGTTACCTGTCATTACTCCCTGCCCCTGGAGGTTGACTTGTTATTATTGGCAAAATTTCTGGCGAAGAACCGGCGGATATTGTTTCGATTTTGTTGGGAAAGCATCTTGTCTTTGCGGCTTCGATCCAACCTTTAACAACTGCAATTTGGAGGAATATAATGAATATCAGGACGGCACCAACCAGGCTGGAGACATACACGGTGGTGTCCGTCTCCCTGCAGCTGCCGGCGGTGTACGCGCCGACGAGGCTGATCAGTGCGACAGTGATGCAGCCGTAGGCCTCATTGGCAAGAGCCTTCTTGTCCAGTAGCAGCACGATGATGAGTATCGACGCGACGAACGCAGCGGTGTTGAAGCACAGGAACACCGTCAGGCGGGCGCCGTGGCCATCCTTGAGGATCGCGTGGCCGGGGGGGTGGCCGCTCCCGGCGTCCCAGAAGCCACCCGGTGTGCTCATCCCGGCCACGTAGGTGACGCTCACCGCAAACGTCGCGAGCAGCATCAAGACCTTCCGGAGCCGTTTATCAACGTTAGTGCCGCTGCTGGACCTGGAGTACACTTGCAGTTTCTGATAGACCGAAAACGAGGCCGGCGCCATCTGAACGACGAGGCAGACCAATAAGACACCCACTAGCACCAAGGTGTAGATGGTGGTGGTcttgtcccggcaggtgccggcggCGTAGGCCCCTATGACGCTCACCAGGTCCAACACCATGACCGCCTGCAATGGCTTGATGCTCCTCATGTGGTTACCTTTCCTCTCGTGCAGGAGGGTGAGCAGGTggacgaggacgatgaccacgagaGAGGAGGCGAAGGCAGTGGCGTTGCAGTAGTAGAACACCAGGTACCGGCCGTTGTTGGTGGTCCGGATGATTGAGTCGCCGGCGACGTGGCCGGCCGCGTCATCCGTTTCCTGCCAGACGCCGCCTGGCGGGGTGAACCCTGCCGCGTATGTCACCGTTGCTACCAGCGTTGCCAGGAGCAGGATATACTTGCTCAGGTCCAGCATGAGCTCGTCGCTCCTGATGTCTTCTGTCGGTGTAGCCATCTCATCATTTTGGGTGTTGTGGCGGGCTGCTCGCTGATGTGGCGCCATTTGCACAGCAAACATATGTATGGTGCATTTCAGACTCCCGATCATGTCTCAAATATATAGCTCATCCGGCATGTGCGTTCGTTATCTCGTTAGCATGACAACATGGAAAAAACGTCATCATTACGTAAAGATGAATTATTTCATGTATAGCGACGACCCTGGAAAGAGATAATTAACAAGTTGAGTAAATTAGTAGGAATTCCGTAGAACCAACGATATGGCAGGCAATAGAAAGACACCCATGTGAAGGTGAAGCATGTGGTAAAAAGTCAACGTATTCTTTAACTTGTAATTTTAgacttcaaaaaattctgaaaaaatattgGTACACAGCATGTGTACGAAATCTAAAACTTAAATATGCGTATTTGTTACctgtagaaaaaaataaaaactgtACATTTTCCCatgtaagtttcaaaaaaattaactTTACATAAAATATATGTTTTAAAAATTGAAACTTACTCTGCGCAGAATTAAATAGATGGCAGATCGCTACGGCCCTAGTCGCATGCAGCCACCCTCTTGGCTAACGTATTGAGTTTCGGTGTTCCGAACTAACAGGAACCGAAACCAATTTCACCAAAACCAAGCTAATTGTGAGAAACTGAATTTGTAATAATTAATTTGGCTTTTACTGTCAGTTAACCGAAACAACCAAAACTAATTTCGGTTAGTAAATGTCTATTTTTTTCGTTTCGAAATGGGTATCACCCCGACCTCTGCATCaaatagatgcacacaaccatttattaataAATCTCTGTTTTAAGGTCT includes these proteins:
- the LOC124670991 gene encoding uncharacterized protein LOC124670991, yielding MAPHQRAARHNTQNDEMATPTEDIRSDELMLDLSKYILLLATLVATVTYAAGFTPPGGVWQETDDAAGHVAGDSIIRTTNNGRYLVFYYCNATAFASSLVVIVLVHLLTLLHERKGNHMRSIKPLQAVMVLDLVSVIGAYAAGTCRDKTTTIYTLVLVGVLLVCLVVQMAPASFSVYQKLQVYSRSSSGTNVDKRLRKVLMLLATFAVSVTYVAGMSTPGGFWDAGSGHPPGHAILKDGHGARLTVFLCFNTAAFVASILIIVLLLDKKALANEAYGCITVALISLVGAYTAGSCRETDTTVYVSSLVGAVLIFIIFLQIAVVKGWIEAAKTRCFPNKIETISAGSSPEILPIITSQPPGAGSNDSKTVEVDKASSLVLLLATLAATITYQAGLSPPGGVWPENADGHMAGDPILLTTNPGRFKVFFYSNSIAFVASLVAIILVHSKPLLQTHVLEAAMILDLFGLIGAYAAGSCRDVSSSIYAMALAGAVLVYVVIHVVFFTLDKTDTMTGPEKEVVEKRRKRLLLFAVLAATITYQAGLTPPGGFRLQDDGDRADAGDPVLLYNSPHRYTAFFYCNSVSFMLSIALIILLVNPHLYRPAIRSYALSICSGAGMFALMGAYAAGSTQHLRTSIYVFVLVVVVMLVIAGVVLYSEKDRNGSTHVGDPKPLNGDLQGKKKHAERKYLMILGILVASVTYQAGLSPPGGTWQSNSDWYSAGNPILHDNRRSQYLAFFYCNSTSFVASIVVIVLLLPQWRNGNELSLKVMKTAIFLDLLALLGAYAGGSSRGWKTSVYVVALIIAVLAYVLIHIMLAFSCCRTGTDVVSPRDNNNVGDQGIAPPPHEQINVGTEAPGLSVHTRVM